The Kocuria turfanensis genome contains the following window.
CCGCACGACAACATCCGACGGATCCCGGCGGCCTTCCTCCTGGACGGCGCCGTGCTCGACTCCCTCAAGGGCACCGTGGCGGTCCTCCGGGACTCCGGGTTCACCGACGCGGAGGCGATCGCCTGGCTGTTCACCGAGGACGAGTCCCTGCCGGGCCGGCCCGTGGACGCCCTGCGCGACGGCCGCAAGACGGAGATCCGCCGCCGCGCCCAGGCCCTGGCCTGGTGACCCGGTCCTGAGCCCCGGCGGGCGTGCGCGCCCGGCGCCCGGGCGCGTCAGGACGAGCGGCGCACCGCCGCCGCGGCGAGCCCGCGCAGCGCGGCCAGGGGCACCGGGCCGGCGCCGAGCCGGTCCAGCGCCGCGAAGGCCTCGGCGCTGAGCGCGTCGATGAGCTCCTCCGTGGCGCCCAGGGCGCCGCAGCCGGTGATGACCGCGCGGAGCTCCGCCACGTCGCTCTCGCCCAGGTCGGCCCGGCCCAGGGCGGCCTCGAGCCGGGCGATCTGCTCCTCGTCGCCGAGCCGGCGCACGTAGCCCACCAGCACCGTGCGCTTGCCCTCGCGCAGGTCGTCCCCGGCGGGCTTGCCCGTGGTGGCCGGGTCGCCGAACACGCCCAGGACGTCGTCGCGCAGCTGGAACGCCTCGCCCAGGGGCAGCGCGAACGCCGAGCAGCGCTCGAGCACCGCCTCCGGCGCGCCCGCGAGGGCGGCCCCCAGGACCACGGGGTGCTCCACCGAGTACTTCGCCGACTTGTAGCGGATCACGTCCAGCGCCCGCTGCACCGCGCCGGCACGGTCCTGCCCTGCACCGGCGACCTCCCCCTGCACGTCCAGGTACTGGCCGACCATCACCTCCGAGCGCATGAGGTCGAACACGGCCCGGGCCCGCGCCGCCCCCGGCGCGGCCGCGCCGGCGAACAGCTGCTCGCTCCAGGACAGGCACAGGTCCCCGGAGAGGATCGCGGCCGCGACCCCGAACGCGGGCCCGTCCAGGGTCCAGCCGTGCTCGGCGTGCAGGGCCTCGAAGCGGCGGTGGACGCTGGGCGCGCCGCGGCGGGTGTCGGAGCGGTCGATGACGTCGTCGTGGATCAGCGCGGCGGACTGGAAGAGCTCCAGGGCCGCCCCTGCCCGGACCACCGCGGGGTCCTCCGGGTCGCCGCCCGCCGCCCGCCAGCCCCAGTAGCACAGCCGCGCGCGCAGCCGCTTGCCCCCGGAGGAGAGCCCGGCGACGGCCTCCAGCAGCGGCAGGGTGTCCGCCGAGATGGCCCCGAGGACGTCGCGCTGGCCCTCGAAGAAGCGCTCCAGCTCGGCGTGCAGCCGGTCGACGAAACGACCGTCCTCGGCCCGGAAGGCGTCCTCGGGCGCCTCGCGCGGCACGGTGTCGGCACGCGCGGGGGAGGAGTGCGGCAGGGACGGTGACGTCATGGGCGGAACGACCTCGATCTCGGGCGGCGGAGGACGGGCCGGGCGGCCGTCCGCGGACTGCGCCCAGCCTAGCGAAGGGGCCCGGATGTCCGGGCCGGGAACTATGCTGTGCCGGACGCAGGAGGAGGGCGCGGTGACCGAGACGCCGAAGGACCGGCTGGACCGCTGGCGGGCGTGTGCCGTCATGCACGTCGACATGGACATGTTCTACGTCGGCGTGGAGCTCCTCGCCGCCCCCGGGCTGCGCGGCCGGCCCGTCATCGTCGCCGGCTCGGGGCACCGCTCCGTCGTCCTCTCCGCCTCCTACGAGGCACGGGCCTTCGGCGTGCGCTCGGGCATGCCGCTGGCCCGCGCCCGCGCCATGTGCCCGGGCGCCGTGCTCCTCGAGCCGCACCGCAGCGCCTACGAGGCCTACTCGCGGCGGGTCATGGCCATGTTCTGGGAGATCACCGACCGGGTGGAGCAGATCAGCGTGGACGAGGCCTTCCTGGACGTCGCCGGCGCCGTCCGGCGTCTCGGCCCGCCGGTGGGCATCGCCCGGACGCTGCGCGCGCGGGTGCAGGAGGAGCTGGGGCTCACGGCCTCCGTGGGCATCGGGGTGAACAAGACCGTCGCCAAGATCGCCTCCACCCGCTCCAAGCCCGACGGGCTGCTGCTGGTGCAGCCGGAGGACACGGTCGCGTTCCTCGCGGAGCTGCCGGTCACGGCCCTGTGGGGGGTCGGCGGCCGCACGGCGGAGGCCCTGATCGGTGCGGGCCTGCGGCAGGTCGGCGACCTCGCGGCCGCGCCGCTGCCCCAGCTCACCCGGGTGGTCGGCCGGGCCGCGGGGCACCACCTGCACGAACTGGCCAACGGCCGGGACCCGCGCCCGGTGGTGCCGGTGCGGGAGGAGAAGAGCGTGGGCGCGGAGGAGACCTTCCCGCAGGACGTCTCCGACGACCGGGTGCTGCACGAGGTCCTGCTCCGGCTCAGCCACCGGACCGCCTCGCGGCTGCGGCGCCAGGGGCTGCGGGCCCGCCGGGTGGGGCTCAAGCTGCGCTACGCCGACTTCACCACCCTCACCCGTTCGCGGACCCTGTCCCAGCCGTTCACCTCCGCCCACGACCTCCTCCAGCACGGTGCCGGCCTGCTCGAGGAGCTGGGGCACCGCCCGCAGGCGGTGCGCCTCCTCGGCATCCGCGCCGAGGCCCTGGAGCAGTCCACGGACGCCCTGCAGCTGAGCCTCGACGGCCGCGAGGAGGAGTGGGGAGCCGCCGAGGAGGCCATGGACCGGGTGCACGCCCGGTTCGGGGCGGACCGGCTCGGTCCGGCCCGCCTGCTGCCCGCCGCACCGCGCGAGCGGCAAGGCAATTCCAAGGCTGTTGACAGCCGCGCGCGCGGTGCACAATCCACAGCCGACGGTCTATCCTGGTACCAGGCGGCGCCGGAACAGCCGGGGATTTCCGCACCCGAAGGATGAGGAGGCATACCGTGCCACTGTCCGAGCACGAGCAACAGCTCCTGGCCCAGCTCGAGAAGCAGCTCCACGCGGACGACCCGCGGTTCGTGACGAGCATGGGGTCCCGTGCCGTCCGGGGCGCGTCCACCCGCAACATCGTCCTCGGGATCGTCATCGCCGTCGTCGGCCTGCTCGTCCTGCTCGGTGGGGTCGTCCTCAAGTCCGTCCTGCTGGGGGTGCTGGGCTTCGTCGTCATGGGCGCCGGCGTCTATGTCGCCACGTTGCGCTCCGGCAAGCCCCGCGCCGAGGGGGCCAGCGGCAAGGGCGGTTCGCCGCGCCGGTCCTCGCCCTTCCTGCAGAACCTCGAGCAGCGCTGGGACCAGCGCAACTCCGGGGGCCAGCCCTAGCCCGGGGCCACAGCGCAGCGCTGCGCGGCCGGCCCCTCCACCACCCTCCACCCCGGCGCCCCGCAGGGCGCCCGCACCGTCTCCGAACAGCTCCCCGGCGTCCCGCCGGGGAGCTTCTTCGTGCCGGGGGCCGCTGCCGCCGCCGGCCCCTCCACTCTCCTCCCCGCCGGCCTCTCCGGGCCCCCACCCCGGCACCGCCCACCCCACCTGGGGCGATGCCGGGCGCACGCGCCGACCGCCGCGCCACGCCGGGCCGGGCGGGCCCCGGTTTCGTTGACCGGGGAGTGAAGTGGAGTAAAGTGGGGCGAAGAGATGGATCTGGGAGAACTCTCGGGCTGGAGAGGCGGTGAGCATGTTTCTCGGAACGTACTCACCCCGTCTCGACGAGAAGGGCCGCCTGATCCTGCCGGCGAAATACCGGGAGGAGCTGGCTGAGGGACTGGTCCTGACGCGAGGTCAGGAGCGGTGCCTGTACGTCTTCAGCGTCCGCGAGTTCGAGCGGGTCCACGAGCAGCTGAGGGCGGCGCCGCTGTCCTCGAAGCAGGCCCGGGACTACATCAGGGTCTTTCTCTCGGGCGCCTCGGACGAGGTCCCGGACAAGCAGGGCCGCGTCACCATTCCGCCGCCGCTGCGGGAGTACGCCGGCCTGGACCGGGAGCTCGCAGTGATCGGCGCGGGCACCCGGGCGGAGATCTGGGACGCCCAGGCGTGGAACGAGTACCTGAACGAGAAGGAGGCCGTCTTCTCCGAGACCGAGGAGGAAGTGGTACCCGGGCTCTTCTGAGCACAGGGTCGCCGACCATCACCCGCGGGGCGCGGCACCGCCTCCCGGATGAGATCTCCAGCCGCACAGCCGTCACCGTCCTGGCTCACCTTCCCCTGAGCCAGGCCGGATTCGAGGGACGGCCAGCGGATGGGGTTCTGATCCTGGAACGCCCGCGGCCCCACCACGGCGTCGACCCGGCGCCGGCCACCCCAGACCGACCGACC
Protein-coding sequences here:
- the mraZ gene encoding division/cell wall cluster transcriptional repressor MraZ — protein: MFLGTYSPRLDEKGRLILPAKYREELAEGLVLTRGQERCLYVFSVREFERVHEQLRAAPLSSKQARDYIRVFLSGASDEVPDKQGRVTIPPPLREYAGLDRELAVIGAGTRAEIWDAQAWNEYLNEKEAVFSETEEEVVPGLF
- the dinB gene encoding DNA polymerase IV, producing the protein MTETPKDRLDRWRACAVMHVDMDMFYVGVELLAAPGLRGRPVIVAGSGHRSVVLSASYEARAFGVRSGMPLARARAMCPGAVLLEPHRSAYEAYSRRVMAMFWEITDRVEQISVDEAFLDVAGAVRRLGPPVGIARTLRARVQEELGLTASVGIGVNKTVAKIASTRSKPDGLLLVQPEDTVAFLAELPVTALWGVGGRTAEALIGAGLRQVGDLAAAPLPQLTRVVGRAAGHHLHELANGRDPRPVVPVREEKSVGAEETFPQDVSDDRVLHEVLLRLSHRTASRLRRQGLRARRVGLKLRYADFTTLTRSRTLSQPFTSAHDLLQHGAGLLEELGHRPQAVRLLGIRAEALEQSTDALQLSLDGREEEWGAAEEAMDRVHARFGADRLGPARLLPAAPRERQGNSKAVDSRARGAQSTADGLSWYQAAPEQPGISAPEG
- a CDS encoding polyprenyl synthetase family protein, which translates into the protein MTSPSLPHSSPARADTVPREAPEDAFRAEDGRFVDRLHAELERFFEGQRDVLGAISADTLPLLEAVAGLSSGGKRLRARLCYWGWRAAGGDPEDPAVVRAGAALELFQSAALIHDDVIDRSDTRRGAPSVHRRFEALHAEHGWTLDGPAFGVAAAILSGDLCLSWSEQLFAGAAAPGAARARAVFDLMRSEVMVGQYLDVQGEVAGAGQDRAGAVQRALDVIRYKSAKYSVEHPVVLGAALAGAPEAVLERCSAFALPLGEAFQLRDDVLGVFGDPATTGKPAGDDLREGKRTVLVGYVRRLGDEEQIARLEAALGRADLGESDVAELRAVITGCGALGATEELIDALSAEAFAALDRLGAGPVPLAALRGLAAAAVRRSS
- a CDS encoding Rv2175c family DNA-binding protein: MKKTSGNSTEEFDRLDGLVQDWLPLPDVAEQLGLVVTRVHGLVDDGTLLAVRNPHDNIRRIPAAFLLDGAVLDSLKGTVAVLRDSGFTDAEAIAWLFTEDESLPGRPVDALRDGRKTEIRRRAQALAW
- a CDS encoding DUF3040 domain-containing protein, with the translated sequence MPLSEHEQQLLAQLEKQLHADDPRFVTSMGSRAVRGASTRNIVLGIVIAVVGLLVLLGGVVLKSVLLGVLGFVVMGAGVYVATLRSGKPRAEGASGKGGSPRRSSPFLQNLEQRWDQRNSGGQP